The following proteins are co-located in the Citrobacter freundii ATCC 8090 = MTCC 1658 = NBRC 12681 genome:
- the mnmH gene encoding tRNA 2-selenouridine(34) synthase MnmH: MQDTQTVQDYRAILLAGTPLIDVRAPVEFQQGAMPGAINLPLMNDDERAAVGTCYKRQGPEAALALGHQLVCGETRQQRMKAWLNACRQNPAGYLCCARGGQRSHIVQQWLHESGTDYPLIQGGYKALRQAAIQLTEELVQKPIVLIGGCTGNGKTQLVQQQPNGVDLEGLAHHRGSSFGRTVEPQLSQASFENLLAVEMLKTDSRQDLRLWVLEDEGRMIGANHLPECLRERMSQAAIAVVDDPFELRLERLREEYFVRMHHDFTHAYGESQGWQEYSEYLHHGLFAIRRRLGLQRFAELTTLLDVALREQQATGSTDAHMGWLVPLLNEYYDPMYRYQLEKKAAKIVFRGSWQEVADWLSVQ; encoded by the coding sequence ATGCAAGACACACAAACAGTACAGGACTATCGCGCAATTCTGCTCGCTGGTACGCCTTTAATCGATGTACGCGCCCCCGTCGAATTTCAGCAGGGCGCCATGCCGGGCGCAATAAACCTTCCCTTAATGAACGATGACGAACGTGCTGCCGTGGGTACCTGTTACAAACGTCAGGGGCCTGAGGCCGCCCTCGCGCTCGGCCATCAACTGGTCTGTGGCGAGACTCGCCAGCAACGCATGAAGGCCTGGCTGAATGCCTGTCGTCAAAATCCTGCGGGCTACTTATGCTGCGCGCGCGGCGGCCAGCGTTCGCACATTGTGCAGCAATGGCTGCACGAGTCCGGTACTGACTACCCGCTAATACAAGGCGGTTATAAAGCATTGCGTCAGGCGGCGATTCAACTGACTGAAGAGCTGGTACAAAAACCGATCGTCTTAATAGGCGGCTGTACCGGGAACGGTAAAACGCAGCTAGTGCAACAGCAGCCAAACGGTGTGGATCTCGAAGGTCTGGCGCACCATCGCGGTTCCTCGTTTGGTCGCACCGTTGAGCCGCAGCTGAGCCAGGCAAGCTTTGAAAACCTGCTGGCGGTCGAAATGCTGAAAACCGACAGCCGTCAGGATCTGCGTCTGTGGGTACTTGAAGACGAAGGCCGCATGATCGGCGCTAATCATCTGCCCGAATGTTTGCGCGAACGCATGAGCCAGGCTGCTATTGCGGTGGTGGACGATCCTTTTGAGCTACGGCTGGAGCGACTGCGCGAAGAGTATTTTGTGCGCATGCACCACGATTTCACTCACGCTTATGGCGAGAGTCAGGGCTGGCAGGAGTACAGCGAGTATCTGCACCACGGTCTGTTTGCTATCCGCCGTCGTCTGGGTTTGCAACGTTTTGCCGAGCTGACCACCCTGCTCGACGTGGCTCTGCGCGAACAGCAGGCAACGGGCAGCACCGACGCGCATATGGGCTGGCTGGTGCCGTTGCTCAACGAGTATTACGACCCGATGTATCGCTATCAGCTGGAAAAGAAAGCCGCGAAAATCGTCTTTCGCGGCTCATGGCAGGAGGTGGCTGACTGGCTTAGCGTACAGTAA
- the allS gene encoding HTH-type transcriptional activator AllS, which yields MFDPETLRTFIGVAETGSFSRAAERLCKTTATISYRIKLLEENTGVALFFRTTRSVTLTAAGSHLLSQAKDWLAWLDSMPSELQQVNDGVERQVNIVVNNLLYSPEAVARLLSWLNARYPFTQFHFSRQIYMGVWDSLLYEGFSLAIGVTGTEPMANTFTLDPLGSVQWRFVMSADHPLADASGPLTEAQLRRFPAINIEDSARTLSKRVAWRLPGQKEIIVPDMETKLAAHLAGVGIGFVPQPICQPLLDSGHLVSNIIPTMRPPSPLSLAWHKFGAGKAVEDIVTLFTQRKPEIAGFLAIFNNSRD from the coding sequence ATGTTTGACCCGGAAACACTGCGTACCTTTATCGGCGTCGCCGAAACGGGGAGTTTCTCCAGGGCGGCGGAGCGCTTGTGTAAAACCACGGCCACGATCAGCTATCGTATTAAGCTTCTGGAAGAAAACACCGGTGTCGCGCTGTTTTTTCGTACAACCCGAAGCGTGACGTTAACCGCCGCAGGGTCTCACCTTCTTTCACAGGCAAAAGACTGGCTCGCCTGGCTGGACAGCATGCCCAGCGAATTGCAGCAAGTGAACGACGGCGTAGAGCGCCAGGTGAATATTGTGGTTAACAACCTACTGTACAGCCCTGAAGCCGTCGCTCGTCTGTTATCCTGGCTTAACGCGCGCTATCCCTTTACTCAGTTTCACTTTTCCCGGCAAATTTATATGGGCGTGTGGGATTCACTCTTGTATGAAGGATTCTCGTTGGCTATCGGCGTTACCGGCACGGAACCGATGGCCAACACCTTTACCCTCGATCCTTTGGGTTCTGTTCAGTGGCGATTTGTTATGTCAGCAGATCATCCGCTGGCAGACGCGAGCGGTCCATTAACAGAAGCCCAACTGCGCCGTTTTCCGGCGATTAACATTGAGGACAGCGCGCGGACGCTGAGCAAACGTGTCGCGTGGCGCCTTCCCGGTCAAAAAGAGATCATCGTACCGGACATGGAAACCAAGCTCGCAGCGCATCTTGCAGGAGTGGGCATTGGATTCGTTCCGCAACCGATATGCCAACCTTTACTGGATAGCGGGCATCTGGTCAGCAATATCATCCCCACTATGCGTCCTCCTTCCCCCTTAAGCCTTGCCTGGCATAAGTTCGGCGCGGGTAAGGCCGTTGAAGATATCGTGACGCTGTTTACCCAGCGAAAGCCTGAAATTGCCGGGTTTTTAGCAATTTTCAACAACTCACGCGATTGA
- the allA gene encoding ureidoglycolate lyase — MKLEVLPLNQHTFSAYGDVIETHKRDFFHINDGLVERYHDLANVEILNQDRTLISINRAQPAAMPIVVHELERHPLGTQAFMPMNGEAFVVIVALGEDKPDLSTLKAFITNGQQGVNYHRNVWHHPLFAWQTVTDFLTVDRGGSDNCDVESIPTHELCFA, encoded by the coding sequence ATGAAACTTGAGGTCTTACCGTTAAATCAGCACACGTTCAGCGCCTATGGTGATGTCATTGAGACGCATAAACGTGATTTTTTTCATATCAATGATGGGCTTGTTGAGCGTTATCACGATCTGGCCAATGTGGAGATCCTTAATCAGGATCGCACCCTCATCAGTATCAATCGCGCGCAACCGGCAGCAATGCCAATTGTTGTGCATGAGCTGGAGCGCCACCCGTTAGGCACCCAGGCATTTATGCCAATGAATGGCGAAGCGTTTGTGGTGATTGTCGCACTCGGTGAGGACAAACCTGACCTTTCCACCTTAAAAGCCTTTATCACCAATGGCCAACAAGGCGTGAATTATCATCGAAATGTCTGGCATCACCCGCTGTTTGCCTGGCAAACCGTCACCGATTTTCTGACGGTCGATCGCGGTGGCAGCGATAATTGTGATGTTGAAAGTATCCCGACGCATGAGCTCTGTTTTGCGTGA
- the allR gene encoding HTH-type transcriptional repressor AllR, producing the protein MLIFWAGVNVVETEVRRRGRPGQAEPVAQKGAQALERGIAILQYLERSGGSSSVSDISASLDLPLSTTFRLLKVLQGADFVYQDSQLGWWHIGLGVFNVGSAYIHNRDVLSVAGPFMHRLMLLSGETVNVAIRNGTEAVLIGQKECKSMVRMCAPLGSRMPLHASGAGKALLYPLMEEELMDIVVKTGLQQFTPNTLVDFPTLLRNLELARDNGYIVDHEEHVIGLNCIASAIYDDAGSVVAAISISGPASRLTEDRFISQGELVRDTARDISTALGLKAPVA; encoded by the coding sequence ATGCTCATATTTTGGGCCGGAGTAAACGTAGTGGAGACGGAAGTAAGACGGCGCGGCAGGCCTGGACAGGCGGAGCCGGTTGCGCAGAAAGGCGCTCAGGCGCTTGAGAGAGGCATTGCGATTTTGCAGTACCTCGAAAGAAGTGGAGGCAGTTCGTCAGTGAGCGATATTTCCGCCAGTCTGGATTTGCCGCTCTCTACGACCTTTCGCTTGTTGAAGGTTTTACAGGGTGCTGATTTTGTCTATCAGGACAGCCAGTTAGGCTGGTGGCACATCGGTTTAGGCGTATTTAACGTGGGCTCCGCGTATATTCATAATCGCGACGTCCTGTCGGTAGCCGGACCGTTTATGCACCGATTAATGCTGCTGTCAGGCGAAACGGTTAATGTCGCGATTCGCAATGGCACCGAAGCGGTGTTGATTGGTCAGAAGGAGTGCAAATCGATGGTCAGAATGTGCGCACCTTTAGGCAGTCGTATGCCGTTACATGCTTCCGGTGCGGGAAAAGCGCTGCTTTATCCGTTGATGGAAGAAGAGTTAATGGACATCGTCGTGAAAACGGGGTTACAGCAGTTTACGCCGAACACGTTGGTGGATTTTCCTACTCTGCTGCGCAATCTGGAACTGGCGCGTGACAATGGTTATATCGTCGATCACGAAGAGCATGTTATTGGTTTGAATTGCATCGCATCAGCTATCTATGACGATGCAGGCAGTGTCGTTGCTGCCATCTCTATTTCGGGGCCCGCATCCAGACTGACAGAAGATCGTTTTATCAGTCAGGGGGAGCTGGTACGGGATACTGCACGAGATATCAGTACGGCGCTGGGTTTAAAAGCCCCCGTAGCTTAA
- the gcl gene encoding glyoxylate carboligase, whose protein sequence is MAKMRAVDAAMYVLEKEGITTAFGVPGAAINPFYSAMRKHGGIRHILARHVEGASHMAEGYTRATAGNIGVCLGTSGPAGTDMITALYSASADSIPILCITGQAPRARLHKEDFQAVDIESIAKPVSKMAVTVREAALLPRVLQQAFHVMRSGRPGPVLIDLPFDIQVEEIEFDPDMYEPLPVYKPAASRKQIEKALEMLIQAERPVIVAGGGVINADASELLQRFAELTHVPVIPTLMGWGCIPDDHELMAGMVGLQTAHRYGNATLLASDMVFGIGNRFANRHTGSVAKYTEGRKIIHIDIEPTQIGRVLCPDLGIVSDAKAALTLLIDVALEMQKAGRLPCRNTWVDECQQRKRTLLRKTHFDNVPVKPQRVYEEMNKAFGRDVCYVTTIGLSQIAAAQMLHVFKDRHWINCGQAGPLGWTLPAALGVCVADPARNVVGISGDFDFQFLIEELAVGAQFNIPYIHVLVNNAYLGLIRQSQRAFDMDYCVQLAFENINSSEVNGYGVDHVKVAEGLGCKAIRVFKPEDLAPAFEQAKALMAQYRVPVVVEVILERVTNISMGSELDNVTEFEEIADGAMDAPTETCFMKYE, encoded by the coding sequence ATGGCAAAAATGAGAGCCGTTGACGCGGCAATGTATGTGCTGGAAAAAGAAGGCATCACCACCGCATTTGGGGTTCCGGGGGCGGCAATTAACCCGTTCTATTCCGCAATGCGTAAGCACGGAGGCATCCGTCACATTCTGGCTCGTCACGTTGAAGGCGCTTCCCATATGGCGGAAGGCTATACGCGTGCGACGGCAGGAAACATTGGCGTCTGCCTTGGCACCTCTGGCCCGGCAGGCACTGACATGATCACTGCGCTGTATTCCGCTTCTGCCGATTCTATTCCTATTTTATGCATCACCGGCCAGGCGCCTCGCGCTCGCCTGCATAAGGAAGATTTTCAGGCTGTTGATATTGAATCTATTGCCAAACCGGTCAGTAAAATGGCGGTAACGGTGCGTGAAGCCGCGCTGCTTCCCCGGGTTTTGCAGCAGGCATTTCATGTCATGCGCTCTGGTCGTCCTGGTCCGGTATTGATCGATTTGCCTTTTGATATTCAGGTTGAAGAAATCGAATTCGATCCAGACATGTATGAACCGCTGCCCGTCTACAAGCCTGCGGCCAGCCGCAAACAGATTGAGAAAGCGCTGGAGATGCTGATTCAGGCTGAGCGCCCGGTCATCGTGGCTGGGGGCGGGGTGATTAATGCTGATGCCAGCGAACTGCTGCAACGCTTTGCTGAATTAACCCACGTACCGGTAATTCCTACGCTGATGGGCTGGGGATGCATCCCGGACGATCATGAGTTAATGGCCGGAATGGTGGGGTTGCAAACGGCGCATCGTTACGGCAACGCCACGCTGCTGGCCTCCGATATGGTGTTCGGTATTGGTAACCGTTTTGCTAACCGACACACCGGCTCCGTCGCGAAATATACCGAAGGTCGCAAGATCATTCACATCGATATTGAGCCGACGCAAATTGGCCGCGTCCTGTGTCCGGATTTAGGTATCGTTTCGGATGCCAAAGCCGCGCTGACTTTGTTGATTGACGTTGCTCTGGAGATGCAAAAAGCCGGCCGTTTACCTTGCCGGAATACCTGGGTTGATGAATGTCAGCAGCGTAAGCGGACGCTCCTGCGTAAAACCCACTTCGACAATGTCCCGGTTAAACCGCAGCGTGTGTATGAAGAGATGAATAAAGCCTTTGGCCGTGATGTCTGCTACGTCACGACTATTGGCTTATCGCAAATTGCCGCCGCGCAAATGCTGCACGTATTTAAAGATCGTCACTGGATCAACTGTGGTCAGGCAGGCCCACTGGGCTGGACGCTGCCGGCGGCATTAGGGGTTTGTGTGGCCGATCCGGCGCGTAATGTTGTTGGGATTTCCGGTGATTTTGACTTCCAGTTTCTGATCGAAGAGTTGGCGGTGGGCGCGCAGTTCAACATTCCTTACATCCATGTACTGGTCAACAACGCCTATCTCGGCCTGATTCGCCAGTCGCAACGCGCTTTTGATATGGATTACTGCGTCCAACTGGCGTTCGAAAACATTAACTCCAGCGAAGTAAACGGCTATGGCGTCGATCACGTCAAAGTGGCAGAAGGACTCGGCTGTAAAGCCATCCGCGTATTTAAACCTGAAGATCTTGCTCCGGCTTTTGAACAAGCCAAAGCACTGATGGCGCAGTACCGCGTGCCGGTTGTGGTCGAAGTGATCCTTGAGCGCGTGACCAACATCTCTATGGGCAGCGAGCTGGATAATGTCACCGAGTTTGAAGAGATTGCCGACGGTGCGATGGATGCGCCAACCGAAACCTGTTTTATGAAATACGAATAG
- the hyi gene encoding hydroxypyruvate isomerase, producing the protein MLRFSANLSMLFLEYSFLERFDKAAQSGFRGVEFMFPYDYDIDVLKEKLQTNQLEHTLHNLPAGDWAAGERGIACIPGREEEFRDGVAAAVRYAKGLGNKKINCLVGKTPAGFSAEQIQQTLVENLRYAANMLAKEDILLLIEPINHFDIPGFHLTGTQQALALIDSVGSNNIKIQYDIYHMQRMEGELTQTMTTWANKIGHLQIADNPRRGEPGTGEINYDFIFKFIDKSGYDGWVGCEYKPLTTTEAGLSWINQYR; encoded by the coding sequence ATGTTACGTTTCTCAGCCAATCTTTCCATGCTGTTTCTGGAATACAGTTTTCTTGAACGCTTCGATAAAGCGGCACAATCGGGGTTTCGTGGCGTAGAGTTTATGTTTCCCTACGATTACGACATTGATGTATTAAAGGAAAAACTGCAGACCAATCAGCTGGAGCATACGCTGCACAATCTCCCGGCAGGAGACTGGGCAGCGGGTGAACGCGGTATCGCCTGTATTCCGGGTCGCGAAGAAGAATTTCGCGATGGTGTCGCGGCAGCTGTTCGCTATGCGAAAGGGCTCGGTAATAAGAAGATCAATTGCCTGGTGGGTAAAACACCTGCGGGTTTTTCTGCCGAACAGATCCAGCAGACGCTGGTGGAAAACCTGCGCTATGCGGCAAATATGTTGGCGAAAGAAGATATTTTATTGCTGATTGAGCCGATCAACCATTTTGATATTCCTGGATTTCATCTCACCGGGACCCAGCAGGCGCTGGCTTTAATCGATAGCGTCGGTAGCAATAATATCAAGATACAGTACGATATTTACCATATGCAGCGTATGGAAGGGGAATTAACCCAGACCATGACCACATGGGCAAATAAAATAGGTCATTTGCAAATTGCCGATAACCCTCGTCGCGGAGAGCCGGGGACCGGTGAAATTAATTATGACTTTATTTTTAAGTTTATCGATAAATCAGGTTATGACGGATGGGTTGGCTGTGAATATAAACCACTGACCACCACCGAAGCGGGATTATCGTGGATTAATCAATATCGATAA
- the glxR gene encoding 2-hydroxy-3-oxopropionate reductase, whose amino-acid sequence MKLGFIGLGIMGSPMAVNLARAGHQLHVTTIGPVADELLSLGAVNVETARQVTDFADIIFIMVPDTPQVEEVLFGEQGCAKTVLQGKTIVDMSSISPIETKRFAKQVNELGGDYLDAPVSGGEIGAREGTLSIMVGGEPDVFARVKPLFDILGKNITLVGGNGDGQTCKVANQIIVALNIEAVSEALVFASKAGADPVRVRQALMGGFASSRILEVHGERMIKRTFEPGFKIALHQKDLNLALQSAKALSLNLPNTATCQELFNTCAANGGSQLDHSAMVQALELMANHKLS is encoded by the coding sequence ATGAAACTGGGATTTATTGGCCTGGGTATTATGGGTTCGCCAATGGCTGTCAATCTGGCTCGCGCCGGACATCAATTACATGTCACGACCATTGGTCCGGTTGCGGACGAATTGCTGTCATTGGGGGCCGTTAATGTTGAAACTGCGCGTCAGGTAACTGATTTTGCAGACATCATATTCATAATGGTTCCTGACACGCCGCAGGTAGAAGAAGTGCTTTTTGGCGAACAGGGTTGTGCCAAAACCGTATTGCAGGGAAAAACCATTGTCGATATGAGTTCTATCTCTCCTATCGAAACTAAACGTTTTGCGAAACAGGTTAATGAATTGGGCGGGGATTATCTCGATGCGCCCGTCTCTGGCGGGGAAATTGGCGCTCGCGAAGGTACCTTGTCCATTATGGTTGGCGGTGAGCCAGATGTATTTGCACGGGTCAAACCGCTGTTTGATATTTTGGGTAAAAACATCACGCTGGTCGGCGGTAATGGTGATGGTCAAACCTGTAAGGTGGCAAACCAAATTATCGTTGCCTTAAATATTGAAGCGGTTTCAGAGGCATTAGTCTTTGCTTCGAAAGCTGGCGCGGATCCTGTTCGTGTACGTCAGGCATTAATGGGCGGATTTGCCTCTTCCCGTATTCTGGAGGTTCATGGCGAGCGGATGATCAAGCGCACATTTGAGCCTGGTTTCAAAATTGCATTGCATCAAAAAGATCTCAATCTTGCATTACAAAGCGCCAAGGCACTGTCATTGAATTTGCCTAATACGGCAACCTGTCAGGAGTTATTTAATACCTGTGCCGCGAATGGAGGGAGCCAGTTGGATCACTCGGCTATGGTTCAGGCGTTGGAATTAATGGCAAATCATAAATTGTCATGA
- a CDS encoding MFS transporter: MSEKKTSGIEYWKKIVVVMSLGWVAIWIYRTVLTPIYPEIQASLGNVSNAEIGAIASFYFFAYCSMQIPCGILVDKFGQKIMLMCGFTLFIIGTLSIAKATGLVMIYAGSLMAGAGCASFFSSAYSLSSANVPQARRALANAIINSGSAIGMGIGLIGSSVLVKSMSMAWQNVLFLVAAILVVMLCVFTLVIRGKVKNEVPAADQKIQTVTASEEKSPPLFSGLLCSVYFLYFCTCYGYYLIVTWLPSYLQTERGFDGGAIGVASALVAVVGVPGALFFSHLSDKFRNSKVKVILGLEIMAAAMLVFTVLSPNTTMLMVSLTLYGLLGKMAVDPILISFVSEQASSKTLGRAFSLFNFFGMSSAVIAPTLTGFISDLTGSKEISFVISACLVVTGTLIFAAVTLYKKKATTVIASA, from the coding sequence ATGAGTGAAAAGAAAACATCCGGTATTGAATACTGGAAGAAGATTGTCGTCGTAATGAGTCTGGGCTGGGTGGCAATATGGATATATCGCACCGTGCTCACGCCTATTTATCCTGAGATCCAGGCATCGCTGGGCAATGTCAGCAATGCTGAAATAGGTGCTATCGCCAGTTTCTATTTCTTCGCCTATTGCAGTATGCAAATTCCCTGTGGAATTCTGGTTGATAAGTTTGGCCAGAAAATTATGCTGATGTGTGGGTTTACGCTGTTTATTATTGGTACGCTGAGTATTGCAAAAGCCACTGGGCTGGTGATGATTTATGCGGGTTCGCTAATGGCGGGCGCGGGCTGCGCCTCGTTCTTTAGTTCTGCGTATTCACTCTCTTCGGCAAATGTCCCACAGGCTCGTCGGGCACTGGCTAACGCCATTATTAATAGCGGCTCAGCAATTGGGATGGGAATCGGGTTAATCGGTTCCAGCGTGCTGGTAAAAAGCATGAGCATGGCCTGGCAAAATGTGTTGTTCCTGGTTGCTGCTATTCTGGTGGTGATGCTGTGCGTATTCACTCTGGTTATCCGTGGTAAGGTAAAAAATGAAGTACCTGCTGCAGACCAGAAAATTCAAACGGTAACGGCGTCAGAAGAAAAGAGTCCGCCGCTGTTTTCAGGTCTGTTATGTAGCGTGTACTTCCTCTACTTCTGTACCTGCTATGGCTATTACCTGATCGTGACCTGGCTTCCGTCTTATCTGCAGACCGAAAGAGGATTTGATGGCGGCGCAATTGGGGTGGCCTCGGCGCTAGTCGCCGTGGTGGGTGTCCCGGGCGCATTGTTCTTTAGTCATCTGTCCGATAAGTTTCGCAACAGCAAAGTCAAAGTCATTCTTGGTCTGGAAATTATGGCCGCCGCAATGCTGGTATTTACGGTGCTATCGCCGAATACCACTATGCTGATGGTCAGCCTGACTCTGTACGGTTTACTGGGCAAAATGGCGGTCGATCCGATTCTGATCTCCTTTGTTTCTGAGCAAGCGTCGTCAAAAACGTTGGGCAGAGCATTTAGCCTGTTTAACTTCTTTGGCATGAGCTCAGCGGTTATTGCGCCAACATTAACCGGATTTATTTCTGATTTGACTGGTTCTAAAGAAATAAGCTTTGTGATCTCCGCTTGTCTGGTTGTTACCGGAACGCTTATTTTTGCGGCTGTTACGTTATATAAAAAGAAAGCAACGACAGTCATTGCTTCAGCATAA
- a CDS encoding allantoin transporter has protein sequence MEHQRDLYQQRGYSDDLLPKTAEQRNWKTFNYFTLWMGSVHNVPNYVMVGGFFILGLSTFSIMLAIIISALFIALVMVMNGAAGSKYGVPFAMILRGSYGVRGALFPGLLRGGIAAIMWFGLQCYAGSLAFLILIGKIWPGFLTLGGDFTLLGLSLPGLITFLIFWLINVGIGFGGGKVLNKFTAILNPCIYIVFGGMAIWAISLVGIGPILDYIPGGVQKAGNSGFLFLVVINAVVAVWAAPAVSASDFTQNAHSFREQALGQTLGLIVAYVLFAIASVCIIAGASIHYGMDTWNVLDIVQRWDSLFASFFAVLVILMTTISTNATGNIIPAGYQIAAIAPTKLTYKNGVLIASIISLLICPWKLMENQSSIYLFLDIIGGMLGPVIGVMLAHYFVVMRGKINLDELYTASGDYQYYENGFNLTAFSVTLVAVILSLGGKFIPLLEPLSRVSWFVGVIVAFIAYALLKKRTVAESAGAQKATGQM, from the coding sequence ATGGAACATCAAAGAGATCTATACCAACAACGTGGTTATAGTGACGATTTATTACCAAAAACGGCCGAGCAACGAAACTGGAAAACATTCAACTATTTTACATTATGGATGGGTTCTGTGCATAACGTACCTAATTACGTTATGGTTGGCGGATTCTTTATTCTTGGGCTTTCTACATTCAGCATTATGCTGGCTATTATTATTAGTGCATTGTTTATTGCGTTAGTTATGGTAATGAACGGTGCAGCCGGAAGTAAATACGGCGTACCTTTTGCCATGATTTTGCGGGGCTCGTATGGTGTCCGTGGAGCGCTATTCCCAGGATTATTAAGAGGGGGGATTGCCGCAATCATGTGGTTCGGTCTACAGTGTTACGCCGGATCGCTGGCCTTTCTTATTTTGATTGGCAAGATATGGCCAGGGTTTTTAACGTTGGGCGGTGACTTTACCTTATTGGGACTTTCTCTGCCGGGGCTGATAACATTTCTTATTTTTTGGCTCATTAACGTCGGTATTGGTTTTGGTGGTGGTAAGGTATTAAATAAATTTACCGCAATCCTCAACCCCTGTATTTATATTGTATTCGGCGGGATGGCTATCTGGGCGATATCACTGGTAGGAATTGGACCGATTCTGGACTACATTCCTGGTGGTGTACAAAAGGCGGGCAACAGCGGATTCCTGTTCCTGGTAGTGATTAATGCAGTCGTTGCAGTATGGGCCGCTCCGGCGGTGAGCGCATCCGACTTCACGCAAAATGCCCACTCATTTCGTGAACAAGCGTTGGGTCAGACGCTGGGGCTAATTGTCGCATACGTGCTATTTGCCATTGCCAGCGTGTGTATTATCGCCGGAGCCAGCATTCATTATGGCATGGATACGTGGAATGTTCTGGATATCGTCCAGCGTTGGGACAGCTTATTTGCTTCGTTTTTTGCGGTACTGGTTATTTTGATGACGACAATCTCTACGAATGCCACTGGTAATATTATTCCGGCTGGTTATCAGATTGCCGCTATTGCACCTACTAAATTAACGTATAAAAATGGTGTATTGATTGCCAGTATTATTAGTTTGCTGATTTGCCCGTGGAAGTTAATGGAAAATCAGAGCAGTATTTATCTGTTTCTGGATATCATTGGTGGGATGCTTGGTCCCGTTATTGGCGTTATGTTAGCGCATTATTTTGTCGTGATGCGCGGTAAAATTAATCTTGATGAATTATATACCGCCAGCGGTGATTACCAATATTATGAAAACGGATTTAATCTGACCGCCTTCTCCGTAACGTTAGTGGCAGTCATTCTTTCACTGGGGGGTAAATTTATTCCTCTCCTCGAACCGTTATCGCGAGTGTCGTGGTTTGTTGGCGTTATTGTCGCATTTATCGCCTATGCCTTGCTGAAGAAAAGAACGGTTGCTGAATCAGCCGGAGCGCAAAAAGCCACAGGGCAGATGTGA